agttttctgaattgcttggagtggctttttttttttgtcttcatggtgtaatggtagccaggaatactgactggaccttccagacacaggtgtctttatactacaatcaatAGAGACCCATTCCCTGCACTCGGGCGATACCTATTAGAGACTACTAGCACAAATCaactggacctctgctgaattaggtcagtcatcatagagggggtgaatatttatgcagtcacttattttaccttgttttatttcattggtattactttgtagaaatccgtttcactttgacataaaagagaatttttttgtaaaaatgaaaaattaaaattatgttgaccatgattaatttatactTTTGATTActggttaaacatccaagggataaatatttttataggtactgtaagTGCCtgcatttttgaaaatacagttgcttttttttctacacCCAGAGGGTGGCAGCATTGTTCCCCCATTTGAGGGAGTACTCCTTAAAGCAGGCATGGGCATTAACACTACCAAACCAGTGTAAATAAATGTGTGCCAGACAGAGTCAACAAGCAGATATAAGACTGTCCTACTTCTTGGATGAGCCTTGGTTtccacaaaaaaagaagaatcatAATCACAAATATGAATTCATATTTTTAAGCTTAGTACTTTATTCAAATAGTTGAATTGTGAAGACTTTATAAAATTGTATCCAGAACTTGGAATAAGTAGTCCATGAAGTttgtttaggtttttttttttttttttacgttatTCAGCGTCTATTATTGGAGTCAGTCTTGCAACAACATCAGTGATAATAAAAAGAGAATTTGGAGTTTACTGCTATTAAGATTTCATGTACATCTGCTGTCATCAAAGAACACACCCATATCTAGTCAAAGCATATTTACCTCTGTATTTTAGGAGCTCCTGTGTGGGCAAAGGAGATCCTTGAGCCTGTGGTGGTCAGCATCGGCCTGCCTTTGGTCCTGTCATGCGACCCACCACCTGGCCCCCCTAAACCTGAAACTTACTGGATGTCAAGCTGTAAGTGTCCTTCCATTTAAATCAGTTGTGACACTAACCACTAAACCCTCTAACTGTATGAAAGTATCCCCTGGATTTTAAACTTTATGTTGTATTCCAGGCTCATATGCGAGACCTTTCAACTGGCCCATTCAGACGGCCTTCCCCACCATGCAGGCTGTGCGGCCGGACCGCAGGGTGTCCATGGGCGTGAACGGAGATCTGTACTTCTCAAACGTCTGGATGAATGACTCTTCTTCTGATTACTGCTGCAATGCTCGAGTACCCTACAAGAACGTCATCCAGCAGAAGATGCCCGTAGTTGTCAAAGTGATAACAAGTAAGTATGAGTGCATATATGATCACAGCTCCTCATTTTCACTTGTTTGTACTGCTAACCTGCATGCTGTATGGGGTCAGCTTTCAACATAAGTAAACAACCTGAAAGTACGCATTGACAAATATTCCACACCAAACACTTCAAACCTCAGCTTGAGTTTCTAGTTAAAATCAACATATGTAACTTTTACCACATTAAAACATAGTTTCAAAGTCAGTCTAATAGTACAGTAACTTTCAAATGGGAGAATGTTGTCCATCCCACTTCCACAGAGAGCCAAAGTTGCCTGTTTGTAGCACTATTTAACTTTGGAAGTACATCACAGTTTTATGGTGGTTTTCTTGTATTATGGCACTAGTTTACACACTAGTCTTCAActaaaagaagccagttagcctgtCTGGGTTCTATGTAATACACCTTAGGCAGTagatcccaaactttttctgacGGGCCCCACTTTGGccaatgaaaatattttcaggcccCCAACATGAAAATGTATGTCAAACACACCGTCATTCACAATTTTTGCTTacaaattcttgttttttttttttttttaagaattaactacaacataaaacctaaaaataatttcattttaataatcTGACTCTCTGAAGATGAACAAGTCCTAAAAAAATGAGAACTTATTAAACATCTTTAAGATTTGTACACCCAgtcctgcaataatttcagtCGTTATTGTGAGCTTATTTGGTGCTACAGCTCTTCTTGAGTCCTGGATGCAGCTATGAGACAGCCActcagttcattttcaatgtccagctttgacttgtttttttttttttaatcttaattgAGTTGTGTTTTTGAGGAAGTCATGCCTTCATTTATTCTAAACATGTAATAACAAAATAGGTTTTTATGTACCATTAACTTATTGTGCTTTTATGATAGGTTTGCTTGCAAATTgtattgttcatttgtttccCACTAAACTTAATGATTGTGTGTGTATCctgctgtgtttccattcaGCTCGTACCGTGGCTGAGGCTGCCCCCACCTGGCTGTCTCCCAAAGGTTCATCCAGCTCCATCCTGGTGCTGCAGGGGGAGGAACTGCTGCTGGAGTGTATCGCTGCAGGAGTGTGAGTATGAGGCCAAGATCACTGTATAAACTGTTCAACAGAgtatattaaatgtaaatgattaaaatgagacaaaagtgAGTACTTATATTTCTGTTTAGCTTTTAAAGAGTCATCTTGCATTAAGCCTTGTTTTCCACCACCAGGCCGACTCCTCATATCACTTGGACAAAAGATGGAGAAGACCTGGTGGTGACGCCCCGCATGAAAGTAAAAAACTTCAACAAGTTGATCCAGATCCCAAAGGCTGCTTTTGAAGACATGGGTGAATACGTCTGCACTGCTACCAACAGGATTGGATACATCGAACACACAATAACTGTCAGGGTCAAAGGTGAGACATATTTAGGATCCTGCTGTCTTTTCTTGATGAAAAATGGTGTGAAAAACAACTCACAAACTTGAATTTTTCAGCGGCTCCATTCTGGTTGGAGAAGCCCACTGATTTAATTTTGGCCCCTGAGGAAAATGGACATTTTGTGTGTCGTTCTGACGGAGTTCCTCGTCCTACAATCAGCTGGTTCATCAACGGGGAACCAATTGAAAGTAAGATGTTATATTTCAGAAGCACTATCCCAAATACTTAAAAACTAGAACTTCTACCTGGCAGTAACATGCCTCTGTGAGGTTTAGAAATGCTAGACTGTGAAAGTATGGTGGGGGGTCAAGGAGGAGGACTGGGAGTGCAGGTTTCATTATGAACTTTGGATGTTGCATGCAtgagtttttggtaaaagaTAAATGCATGGCCATGTCAGAAGAAAATGCTTTAAAGGTTTGGCTCCTATAGTACAAAGTCTTTGTGACCTCCCAACCTGTAAGGCTAaaagtgacctttgaccttaaaGTCCAATCAGGTTAAATTGAAGTCCAAGTGTAAGTTTGCAtcaaatttgaccaaaaaaaaaaatccactcctcattcaaagtttgataaagtgtgtttttataatATATGACCTTTAAGGAAACCCCCTCCAAGCATTCTTCAGATATTGTCTTCCAAAGAAAAGGATGATCGTGAGCCCATGAACTTGATCagtgacctccaaaatctaatcagtgtGTTATTGAATCAGAGTTGACATGTGTgcaaactttaaagaaaatccctcaaagtctACTAGAGATATTATACTAACAAGGAAGAGATGACCATCATTAACAATGACCTTGAAGTTTCCCTTTCAAATCTAATCAGCTCATCTTTGAGTCAGAATGAACATTGAGGAAAATttggaagaaaatccctcaaagcattccaCAGATATGTTTAAAAGCAAGGGAGGACCATTAACCAACGACTgatctttgacctccaaaatcaaatcagtacATCATTGAATCAGAGTGGACACTTGTGCAAACTTTTAAGAAAAAGTCTCCCTAACATATCATAATCATCAGCAAGGGATGACCATGTGGTCCAATGACTTTGATCTTTGactttcaaaatcaaatcatctcatccctgagtcagagtggatatctGTGCAAAATTTTGGAAGAAAATACCTCAAAGTATTCTAGATAGAAATTCGCAAGCCAGGGTTGGACATAAGCCGGACAaaataaactttcaaaataaaatcactctGGCCATGAGAAGGagtcatttttgcaaagttggaagaaaatccctcaaagcattcttcaGGAACTTGCACTCACAAGAATGTCAGACGACTGAAAACAATGTCTTCTGCCCTAGCGATCGCCTAACCTGATGTCTCccttttgtttgcattttctccCAGCTTCTACTCCACAGCCTAACAGACAGGTGTCAGGGGACACCGTGATTTTACGCAGTGTAACAGCTGCAAACAACGCCGTCTATCAGTGCAATGCCTCCAATCAATATGGGTACCTTTGGGCTAATGCTTTCGTCAATGTTCTACGTAAGTTAACACTATTATCCCCCACCTTCACAGATTGAAACTTTATTTTAGTAAGCATCCTCatttttttagattgttttttctttatttcactgAAACAGTCAATCATAAAACAAATAGACAGAAAggatcactgtttaatttttgtcatcatttcactttttagactgttaatttaaagtttttaggttgctgcaacattttttgcatttaacaaGGCTGGGATCAAAAGGTTTGTAGATTAGACTAAAGCAAAAGTTTGGAAACCTTATAATTAGGTGCATTTAGAAAAGAGGAGTTTTGTAGAAATTGACGTAAAATCCCATAAAGAATAGGTATTATTTATCATGGGACAAAACAATGTCCACACTCCTCAGATTTAGATCCAAATATTTATGTGTCCTGATTGTGAGCTGATTTTAAAGAGAACAACAAATTACAAATAATGCTTATATATGTAAAATGAAAACTCATGTGGAACTTGTTGACTCTGATAAAAAGGTAATTCAGAAAATACTGATAATACTTTGGGTATTTTTggaatgacaaaaatataaatctgtTGTAAAAGTATCTTGATGTTTTCTGCAGATGCAACTCCTCATATTACTGGACCCAGGAATGAGCTCATCAAGGTGATAGAAGGCAGTCACACCTTCTTAGACTGTCGCTACTTTGGTTCTCCAGTGCCAGACTTACGATGGTGAGTTTGTGCTGATTAAAACTTCAACATAAAGCTTGTTTTCAGACATCAGCTCACAGTCTTTATGAGTAAAGCACCTCTGTTCCTCTCATCCAGGTCTAAGTACGGACAGGGGAATCTCGAAGGAAACCGCTTTAAGATCCACAGTAATGGGACTCTGGAGATAAAACGCATACAAATAGAGGACCAGGGAACTTACCTGTGCATAGTCAGCAACCTGGCGGGAAGAGATGAGAGTCAAGTCCGAgtggaggtcaaaggtgaaagaCAACTCTATCCAGCTGAGCAGTATAATACTACCCATTCACCCCTTGATATTTTCACCcctttctcctccatttttctCAGAGCCCACCTTAATTGTAACCAGACCTCAGAGTATGAAAGTCATCAGAGGAACTGATGTGCGCCTCGAGTGTGGTGTAAAAGCAGACGTCACAACGCCTGTGACAACGACATGGATGAAAGACAAAAAGGTCTTATCATATGGCTGGAGGTATGCTTTAGAGATACATGCAATGATTTTAAACTATTTGAATCAAACTGATGCTTTAGTGTCAACCATAGACGGTTGtctacatacagtgcctatagagtattcacccccttggatgttttaacctaAGTCAGAGAAtgcatacaaaaaaatccaaggcactaaacatcccctggagttcagttaaattcatcatcaaaaatggaaggaataaggctcatgtgtaaatctgcccagatcagtCCATTCTCACAAACTAAGAGACTGTGCAAaagggagactagtgagagagaccgtgactgatttataaaatcaataaaagggcaaacAATTCAAGGGGGGAATACCTTTTGTCGGACAAATCATCTATTGGTTTCTGAGTATTACTTTGTGGAATTTTGGACTACGAAATCTTGATTTTTGCATTACTTTAATGTGGGAATACGGCAGGTTTAGCATTGTATGTTTCATTAACAATTAAGTTACCAACGATCTTAGGTGAATAAGAGTCATGCAAAAGTATTGTAACTAGAAGTGTTACTACTAGTAACTAATTGCTTTTTAGAAAGTACCTGGTAATGTGAACTTTTTTTGAGTAACTACCCCAACACTGATTACAAGTCCTGGCTCTTTGGCACACTTAAGCACTGGTTTATCTTTGATAAATGACAAAATACCTTCTCTCCAACCATCTATGTTGTAAACCAATCAACACCTTGATTTCACAAATATGACTCACTCCTCAGAATCTCTCTGGATGAATCAAATCTGGTTGTCTCGAATGTGAACAGAGGTGATGAGGGGAATTACACCTGTATCATCAAAAGTGAGCTAGACCAGAAGTCCGCCTCGGCACGTCTAACGGTGATGGGTATGAAACTCATGAAATGTAGTGATTTTCATCAACACCACAGCATGCTAGCcttgtaaacatttgttttgtttgtgtttagaCCGTCCAGATCCTCCAACTAACTTGGAGTTGTCAGATCCGTATGAGCGCAGCGTGAGACTTAGCTGGGTTCCAGGAGCCAGCAACCACAACCCCATTACAGGTAGGAGCCCTTCCACTAAACCCAaatcaggaaaaacaaaacatagtgttatttttatcattttagggGAATTCTTGTCGCATTCACCAGACATTTCTGCCATGTTTCAGATTACCTAGTTCAGTATGACGATGACGACTGGCTGCCTGGGAAGTGGAAGAACCTTTCAACGTACCCGGGGAACCTCAACTCTGTTATTCTGCATCTTCAGCCCTTCACCTACTACGAGTTCAGGGTCATTGCCATTAATGAAATTGGAATGAGTCGGCCCAGTCGCCCGTCTAAGCGTTTCCAGAGCAGCGGTGCACGTAGGTTTGATTTTGAAGTACATATGTGGACAGAGATAGGCTGTGAGCTagcaaacatgttttatttagcACAATTCATAGGAACAGTTTTTCAACTTTGATAAAccgttgattttaaaaaagaaaatcactttCACTGTAATGTCTATAGGTTTAAAATGAGGTTAATTAGGCGACATTTAGCTTAGCCTAACTTATCGTAGCATAGATGGGGCAAGATGGAGCTACTAGCAATTAGCTAAATGATTCGGAAGGTCCACTTAAGTTGTGAGATGATTTTGGTGGACATAAAGTATGGAGGCAGGGAGAACGCTAGCTAGCCTAGCTGAAGTTTTCATGCTTAAGTAGTTTCAATAAAGAACGTAATGTTGGAAAAAGATAAATCACACCACCCTGACATCTTCATGTTTGATACTAAGCTAAAAGGAGACAGTTAGCTTAGCATATTCTAGTAGCATACAGACAGAGCCCTTGGATAGACAAATAGCATTGCTACAGTTTTTATACTAAAGGAGTTAAATAAAGAGGGGGAGTAAAATGAGGAATATTTACAACCGCAATTCcacaaaagttgggacgctgggtaaaatgtaaataaaaacagaatacaatgatgtgcaaatctcataaacccatattttattcacaatagaacataaacaacatatcagatgtttgaTGGccgcaacatatctcaaaataGTAGGTACATGGCCACGTTTAACATGGTGAAGGATTCCCTCttcctttaacaacagtctgtaaatgtatgtaaagtgaggagaccagttgctatAGTTCTGGGAGTATAGTTCTCCCATTCtggtctgatgtaggattcaaACTACTCAACAGTTCTGTGTCTtctttgctgtatttttcattttatgatgctccaaatgttttctattaaaAGTTCTGGACTGCACACAGGCAAGTTcagcacccggactcttcttctgtgaagccatgctgttgtgatggatgctgtatgtggtttagcattgtctctCTTTTGTCTTTGAGACACAGGGTCTATGGGCTCCAAAAAAGGATTTCAGATTCTGATTCATATGACCACAGAAcggttttccattttgcctcggCCCATTTCAAACCgtctttggcccagagaagacagtggcGTTTCTGGACATGTGGCTTTGCctttgcatgacacagctttaacttgcatttgtggatggctcGGTGAACTGTGTTGTCAGAccatgatttctggaagtgttcctgagccaatgcagtgatttccaacACAGAATCATGCCTCTTTTTAATGCAGAGATGCCTGAGGGCTTGAGgatcacaagcatccagtattgaccttTAGCCTTTTCTCTTGCACGCcaagattctctgaatctttggtGATATGCTGTACTTTGGATGATGGGTTGTTCTGATAAACACTGAGGAACATTTACAgaattttttccacaatttttagactgtttttttttctgattggtgaacctctgcccatctttacttctgagagactctggctttctaaaatgcttcttttatacccagtcatgttactgacctgctgccagttaacctaattagttgcaaaatgctcctccagctccttTTCAATAGTACCACTTACCTGTCaaggcttttgttttgaaatagtaaaatgcctaagtttcaacatctgacatgatACATTctgtgtgaataaaatatgagtttatgggGTTTGCAAATCATCGCAGTtgttttttctgacattttacaaagcaccccaactttttttaaaaagttgtaccACCCTCATTTCTTTTAGTTAATTTTGAAGTTACATAGCTAATAGTTAGCCTAGCCTAGTTTAGCttagaaaagagaagaaaggagTGAGAAAAATTTATCTTTGCCCTAGTTTTATTCCTCAAAAACGATCCAAAAACTGCCTCTGTCTCCCTGCACAGCTCCAGATGCCATCCCTAAGAACCTAAAGGGCGTGGGGACATGGAGGAATAACATGGAGATCAGCTGGGAGGTAATATAGACAGAGCCCATCATAACCTTTAATATATGCTGCCTATTTAGATTAATCTATTCTGGCTACTGTTCTTTCAGCCTCTCACTTACAGAGAGTGGAACGGGCCTCACCTGAAGTACCTGAtatggtggaggaggagagactccAGAGAGGAGTGGAAGAATGCGACCACCAAATGGTTGAAATACTACATTTATGATGCTGACACCTTCACTCCATATGAGCTTAAAATTCAGGCTGTCAACGACTTTGGGCTGGGACCAGAGTCTCCTGTTGTGGTTGGCTACTCTGGTGAAGACCGTAAGTAACAAAATCTGCTGCATTATTGCATTTAAATGagtaatatgtaaaaaaaaaaaaaaaaaaaaatagttaagtTAATCGTGTAgcttatttttaaatcttgggGGTATTTATACTGCACTGGTTTATAAACAATGTGGGAAATTTTCATGATGCCCTGATAAACCAGTAATAAATCCAAATATCCTTGGGTGTCTGTTATTCCTCAGGTTATACCTGCAGACCTGTTTTTT
This window of the Cheilinus undulatus linkage group 11, ASM1832078v1, whole genome shotgun sequence genome carries:
- the nfascb gene encoding neurofascin isoform X1 — its product is MGTLFTPALLLLTWQSVWSLDIPLEVRQPPTIIKQSMKEHIVDPRDTMVIECEAKGNPHPIFSWRRNGKYFNIARDPQASMRRRSGTLDIYAWNNPEQYEAEYQCIASNEYGSAYSHRIRLRLYRAPVWAKEILEPVVVSIGLPLVLSCDPPPGPPKPETYWMSSCSYARPFNWPIQTAFPTMQAVRPDRRVSMGVNGDLYFSNVWMNDSSSDYCCNARVPYKNVIQQKMPVVVKVITTRTVAEAAPTWLSPKGSSSSILVLQGEELLLECIAAGVPTPHITWTKDGEDLVVTPRMKVKNFNKLIQIPKAAFEDMGEYVCTATNRIGYIEHTITVRVKAAPFWLEKPTDLILAPEENGHFVCRSDGVPRPTISWFINGEPIETSTPQPNRQVSGDTVILRSVTAANNAVYQCNASNQYGYLWANAFVNVLHATPHITGPRNELIKVIEGSHTFLDCRYFGSPVPDLRWSKYGQGNLEGNRFKIHSNGTLEIKRIQIEDQGTYLCIVSNLAGRDESQVRVEVKEPTLIVTRPQSMKVIRGTDVRLECGVKADVTTPVTTTWMKDKKVLSYGWRISLDESNLVVSNVNRGDEGNYTCIIKSELDQKSASARLTVMDRPDPPTNLELSDPYERSVRLSWVPGASNHNPITDYLVQYDDDDWLPGKWKNLSTYPGNLNSVILHLQPFTYYEFRVIAINEIGMSRPSRPSKRFQSSGAPPDAIPKNLKGVGTWRNNMEISWEPLTYREWNGPHLKYLIWWRRRDSREEWKNATTKWLKYYIYDADTFTPYELKIQAVNDFGLGPESPVVVGYSGEDRPVTAPLNLRVSDIESTQVTVHWDPVTRDAMMGELKEYKVYYWRDSSQLRWHRVNRGMKSISFAENGPEPSGVVTGLIPYSNYKMYIVVTNNRYEGPPSNYIHFSTPEGVPSAPSSFRIQQRHLDSIYVDWELPAEPNGIITGYSLKYQTVNATRGEELRVEEFPPNVTSFSVRRYDRYTRYRFEVAARTRIGIGEWHTEESPHYTTETYATDQVDITTQGWFIGIMCAVALIVLILLIVCFIKRSRGGKYPVREKKDISLEPVDDKDQEGSFDYRSLERIARVSTLPYPRRDEERGLQRGQPSTESIMKRSDSDDSLVDYGEGGEIQFNEDGSFIGQYTGTRRDVREVDFGVGSLELHSPMNTIYSLA
- the nfascb gene encoding neurofascin isoform X2; the encoded protein is MGTLFTPALLLLTWQSVWSLDIPLEVRQPPTIIKQSMKEHIVDPRDTMVIECEAKGNPHPIFSWRRNGKYFNIARDPQASMRRRSGTLDIYAWNNPEQYEAEYQCIASNEYGSAYSHRIRLRLYRAPVWAKEILEPVVVSIGLPLVLSCDPPPGPPKPETYWMSSCSYARPFNWPIQTAFPTMQAVRPDRRVSMGVNGDLYFSNVWMNDSSSDYCCNARVPYKNVIQQKMPVVVKVITTRTVAEAAPTWLSPKGSSSSILVLQGEELLLECIAAGVPTPHITWTKDGEDLVVTPRMKVKNFNKLIQIPKAAFEDMGEYVCTATNRIGYIEHTITVRVKAAPFWLEKPTDLILAPEENGHFVCRSDGVPRPTISWFINGEPIETSTPQPNRQVSGDTVILRSVTAANNAVYQCNASNQYGYLWANAFVNVLHATPHITGPRNELIKVIEGSHTFLDCRYFGSPVPDLRWSKYGQGNLEGNRFKIHSNGTLEIKRIQIEDQGTYLCIVSNLAGRDESQVRVEVKEPTLIVTRPQSMKVIRGTDVRLECGVKADVTTPVTTTWMKDKKVLSYGWRISLDESNLVVSNVNRGDEGNYTCIIKSELDQKSASARLTVMDRPDPPTNLELSDPYERSVRLSWVPGASNHNPITDYLVQYDDDDWLPGKWKNLSTYPGNLNSVILHLQPFTYYEFRVIAINEIGMSRPSRPSKRFQSSGAPPDAIPKNLKGVGTWRNNMEISWEPLTYREWNGPHLKYLIWWRRRDSREEWKNATTKWLKYYIYDADTFTPYELKIQAVNDFGLGPESPVVVGYSGEDRPVTAPLNLRVSDIESTQVTVHWDPVTRDAMMGELKEYKVYYWRDSSQLRWHRVNRGMKSISFAENGPEPSGVVTGLIPYSNYKMYIVVTNNRYEGPPSNYIHFSTPEGVPSAPSSFRIQQRHLDSIYVDWELPAEPNGIITGYSLKYQTVNATRGEELRVEEFPPNVTSFSVRRYDRYTRYRFEVAARTRIGIGEWHTEESPHYTTETYATDQVDITTQGWFIGIMCAVALIVLILLIVCFIKRSRGGKYPVREKKDISLEPVDDKDQEGSFDYRIARVSTLPYPRRDEERGLQRGQPSTESIMKRSDSDDSLVDYGEGGEIQFNEDGSFIGQYTGTRRDVREVDFGVGSLELHSPMNTIYSLA